The region TTGTTAACGTACAAAACACGAATAACAATAGAATTGTTATCAATTTTATTATAATCTTTTTTTCAAAAAAAATCAAGAGTCTTTTCTTTAAAAGAATCTTTTATTCTTTAAATAATCTTTAAAAGATTTAGACCTCATCTAGATATTGATTTTATTGGCTTAGAATACTATAACTTACTACAATCTGTAACACTGCTTACTACAACCTGTAACATTACTTACTACAACCTGTAACATTACTTACTACATTTTGTAACATTACTTACTACAACCTGTAACATTACTTACTACATTTTGTAACACAACTTACTACAAAAAATTGACTTGCGATAAATAATGTGGTATATCTTATTTATAAAGGCTTTTCAGAGAATCTTACTACATTTTGTAACATTTTATTTTTGGAGGGAAAATGGGGAAAGAAATTATCAAATATCACAATGATATGAATAAAGTTAGTTTTGCTGGATTCAAAGAAAAAGAATTAGATTTATTTTTTTCAATTTGTCAAAAAATGAAAGATAAAGGAACTAATGAAATCGTTTTTTCTTTTTCAGATCTTAGAAAATTATCTCAATATTCAAACCGAAGTATTGAAAGATTTTATTCTGATTTAGATCGAGTATATAAAAAAATGTTAGAATTAAATTTAAAATATGAGGATGAAAAAGAAATAAGACGTTTTGTTTTATTTAGTAGATATATTATAAAAAAAGATGAACAAATAATTATAATAAAAGCTAGTGAAGATTTTGAATATATTTTGAATAAACTTATAGGAACATTTACAAAATTTGATTTAGTAGATTTTGTGAGTTTAAAAAGCGTTTATTCAAAAAATATGTTTAAATTGTTAAAACAATGGGAGAGCAAAAAAAACGTGAAATACGAGGTCCAAGTATTAAGAGAAATATTAGGTGTTCCAAGTAAGTATACAACATCAAATTTTAATGACAGAGTATTAAAGCCTATTATGGATGAACTTCCAAAATATTTTAATGATTTATGTTTAGAAAAATTAAAAACTGGAAAAAAGGTAACTCATTTAAAATTTACATGGAGTAGTAGAAAAGAAGAGATAAAAGAAGCTGAAAAAATTGAAGTTGAAATATCTGAAAAATTAGATAAAGTTATCAAAAAAGGAATAAAAAATAGATTTTTAGCAAAATTATTGACAATCAATAACATTGAAAAATTATTGAAAATATTTGAAGAAAACGATCTTATAAAAGGGCTTTTATGGGCTTACAAAGAGGTTAGGCAAGATATAAGTACCCTTGAATATTTAATAAAAACTATAAGAACTGGAATCGAAAAAAAAGAGAAAAAAATTATAGTTAAACCAACAGAAAAAATTGAAGATATTTTTGATAAAACATTTGAAGAAATTCCTTTAAATTTTGAAGAGGAAACTATAAAAAATAAGAATCAAGAAATAGAAATTCCAATTATTAAAGAAAAAGTTACAATAGAGCAGTATGAAGAATTATATAAAAAATATTTAGAAGAAAATAATACAACACATAATCCATTTATAAGAAAAGCTTTTGATATTTCTAATAAAAATAAGTATGAAATAATAGAAAATAATGATGATGATAAAAATCCACCGTTACCACCTATAGAGGAATTA is a window of Candidatus Cetobacterium colombiensis DNA encoding:
- a CDS encoding replication initiation protein, whose protein sequence is MGKEIIKYHNDMNKVSFAGFKEKELDLFFSICQKMKDKGTNEIVFSFSDLRKLSQYSNRSIERFYSDLDRVYKKMLELNLKYEDEKEIRRFVLFSRYIIKKDEQIIIIKASEDFEYILNKLIGTFTKFDLVDFVSLKSVYSKNMFKLLKQWESKKNVKYEVQVLREILGVPSKYTTSNFNDRVLKPIMDELPKYFNDLCLEKLKTGKKVTHLKFTWSSRKEEIKEAEKIEVEISEKLDKVIKKGIKNRFLAKLLTINNIEKLLKIFEENDLIKGLLWAYKEVRQDISTLEYLIKTIRTGIEKKEKKIIVKPTEKIEDIFDKTFEEIPLNFEEETIKNKNQEIEIPIIKEKVTIEQYEELYKKYLEENNTTHNPFIRKAFDISNKNKYEIIENNDDDKNPPLPPIEELSEKSQNEAKEYARKRDLKEQYMNEIHEIAKEVRKYIVEQKLEIRRLSSNILSRKINQKKINQYQEENEFLEQLVCEFGMWGVRLTTYTGYELLGEVEKRFNESIAETVEIFNLIFERMEIEKRLDKEFFENMIADCIDTKYSLAENISTSELKKRFSLADISEDKLLSKTGKKLVGGALISRLEKIAKEEKIEIEYKGKIII